A genome region from Parafrankia irregularis includes the following:
- a CDS encoding amidohydrolase family protein, with amino-acid sequence MSIHDISVFDADNHLYETRDAFTKFLPERYKGAIDYVDVHGRTKIVVRGQISDYIPNPTFDVVARPGAQEDYYRHGNPEGKSAREIFGKPVRSIDAWREPAARLKLMDEQGLARTLMFPTLASLLEERMRDDVDLVHAVVHSLNEWLYETWQFNYADRIFTTPVITLPIVDKAIEELEWVLERGAKVVLIRPAPVPGLRGPRSFGLPEFDPFWARVQEADILVALHSSDSGYARYSSDWMGRNREMLPFQPNTFQMLQAWRPVEDAVSALVCHGALSRFPRLKVAIVENGMSWVAPLLTAMKNLYKKMPQDFLENPVDVVRRNIYISPFWEEDLGTLAELLGEDHVLFGSDYPHPEGLASPLSYVDELAHLPEPLVRKMMGENLARLMNLPASR; translated from the coding sequence ATGTCCATCCACGACATCTCGGTCTTCGACGCCGACAACCATTTATACGAGACCCGGGACGCGTTCACGAAGTTCCTGCCCGAACGCTACAAGGGCGCCATCGACTACGTCGACGTGCACGGCCGGACGAAGATCGTCGTGCGTGGCCAGATCAGCGACTACATTCCGAACCCGACCTTCGACGTCGTCGCCCGGCCCGGCGCACAGGAGGACTACTACCGTCACGGAAACCCCGAGGGGAAGTCCGCGCGGGAGATCTTCGGCAAGCCGGTGCGGTCCATCGACGCCTGGCGGGAACCCGCCGCCCGCCTGAAGCTCATGGACGAACAGGGGCTGGCGCGCACGCTCATGTTCCCGACGCTGGCGAGCCTGCTCGAGGAGCGGATGCGCGATGACGTGGACCTCGTCCACGCCGTCGTGCACTCCCTCAACGAATGGCTGTACGAGACCTGGCAGTTCAACTACGCCGACCGGATCTTCACCACGCCGGTCATCACGCTGCCGATCGTCGACAAGGCCATCGAGGAACTCGAATGGGTCCTCGAGCGCGGCGCCAAGGTCGTTCTCATCCGGCCCGCGCCCGTTCCCGGGCTGCGCGGGCCACGGTCGTTCGGTCTGCCGGAGTTCGACCCGTTCTGGGCACGGGTGCAGGAGGCCGACATCCTCGTCGCCCTGCACTCCTCCGACAGCGGCTACGCCCGCTACAGCAGCGACTGGATGGGCCGCAACCGCGAGATGCTGCCGTTCCAGCCCAACACCTTCCAGATGCTGCAGGCCTGGCGGCCGGTGGAGGACGCCGTCTCGGCGCTCGTCTGCCACGGCGCGCTCTCCCGGTTCCCGCGGCTGAAGGTCGCCATCGTCGAGAACGGCATGAGCTGGGTCGCGCCGCTGCTCACGGCCATGAAGAACCTGTACAAGAAGATGCCGCAGGACTTCCTGGAGAACCCGGTCGACGTCGTGCGGCGCAACATCTACATCAGCCCGTTCTGGGAGGAGGACCTCGGCACCCTGGCCGAGCTCCTCGGCGAGGACCACGTGCTGTTCGGCTCCGACTATCCGCACCCGGAGGGCCTGGCCAGTCCGCTCAGCTATGTGGACGAGCTCGCGCATCTGCCGGAGCCACTGGTCCGCAAGATGATGGGCGAGAACCTCGCCCGGCTCATGAACCTCCCCGCGAGCAGGTAG